A genomic segment from Melanotaenia boesemani isolate fMelBoe1 chromosome 9, fMelBoe1.pri, whole genome shotgun sequence encodes:
- the si:ch211-195m9.3 gene encoding galaxin → MYSPSINATDVQPQKNVSLPKCTKPNSGICGSMCYNPKELCCCERNHTKSHWCCPSDKREAVYNPNTHICCDGCVSVLKPSKDQVYIFSEKHSWVAKIFWPKKRICCDGYKYRHTKSGKTICCGIHAYNISDPSKKCCTGKLHNVTSQETNKVQCCGTFLKISEVYIFSEKHSWVAKIFWPKKRICCDGYKYRHTKSGKTICCGIHAYNISDPSKKCCTGKLHNVTSQETNKVQCCGTFLKISEEVCCTSEKKEKIYTAKAGFLCCGHKYYNSSLWSCCTGRLVKSSQNSSKTSKTESTLQFDSINLENNLCNEIFMGTVESVSLKSIVFSHVLEIHGRNGTVKPLVSRYILETPDHCKFLKLTPGKTYYFSKNDVFTDLNHDSVLQSIYFFLSKCSQ, encoded by the exons ATGTATTCTCCATCTATCAATG CCACAGATGTGCAACCACAG AAGAATGTTTCTCTGCCCAAATG cACAAAACCAAACTCAGGTATTTGTGGGTCAATGTGCTACAATCCAAAGGAACTCTGCTGCTGTGAGAGAAACCACACAAAGTCTCATTGGTGCTGCCCCTCAG ATAAACGTGAAGCTGTGTACAACCCAAATACTCACATCTGCTGTGATGGCTGTGTGTCAGTGTTGAAGCCTTCGAAGGATCAA GTTTACATATTCTCTGAAAAACACTCCTGGGTGGCAAAAATCTTCTGGCCTAAGAAGAGGATCTGCTGTGATGGATATAAGTACAG ACACACCAAAAGCGGAAAGACTATCTGCTGTGGGATTCATGCCTACAACATTTCTGACCCATCAAAGAAATGCTGTACAGGAAAACTGCACAACGTGACGAGTCAGGAAACAAATAAAGTGCAGTGCTGTGGAACCTTTCTGAAAATCTCAGAG GTTTACATATTCTCTGAAAAACACTCCTGGGTGGCAAAAATCTTCTGGCCTAAGAAGAGGATCTGCTGTGATGGATATAAGTACAG ACACACCAAAAGCGGAAAGACTATCTGCTGTGGGATTCATGCCTACAACATTTCTGACCCATCAAAGAAATGCTGTACAGGAAAACTGCACAACGTGACGAGTCAGGAAACAAATAAAGTGCAGTGCTGTGGAACCTTTCTGAAAATCTCAGAG GAAGTCTGCTGCACAAgtgagaagaaagagaaaatctaCACTGCAAAAGCAGGATTCCTCTGCTGTGGTCACAAATACTACAACTCTTCTTTATGGTCATGCTGTACTGGGAGGCTAGTCAAGTCAAGTCAGAATAGCAGCAAAACCAGCAAAACAG AATCCACACTTCAATTTGATTCGATCAATCTGGAAAATAATCTTTGTAATGAAA tTTTCATGGGGACTGTGGAAAGTGTGTCTCTGAAGAGCATCGTGTTCAGCCACGTGCTGGAAATCCATGGAAGAAATGGTACAGTCAAGCCTTTGGTCTCACGCTACATCTTGGAAACTCCTGATCATTGCAAGTTCCTCAAACTGACCCCTGGGAAGACCTACTACTTCAGTAAAAATGATGTGTTTACTGATTTAAACCATGACTCAGTTCTCCAGTCGATCTATTTCTTTCTGTCCAAGTGTTCTCAGTAG